In Pseudobacter ginsenosidimutans, the following are encoded in one genomic region:
- a CDS encoding Gldg family protein yields the protein MKIILRIAQAELRYLFQSPIAWVIMICYLVLGSMKFLAPLVGFSREQAVEMLNNPNWAGFRRSLTVGVFGNALEVMSAHLYLFIPLLTMGVIGREISSGSIALLRSSPIRTREVVMGKFLGLSWFNMILTAALAILLITGYFCIEHAEFKLILSILLGFFLLTSAYIAIGLFVSCLTEYQILAGIGTFMLFIILEKAGSTFQQYDFIRDITWFLSIDGRINFLKAGLITTRDISYFLLIIILFLGLSMIKLQSLAASVKKNTVMLRYLVLTSVILLLGYFSSRPGAVGYLDVTRDQRNTIDSTTQAAIKELDGSAIKVTLFTNVLQPTVEFAMPSKRNEYIWKFWEKYLRFYPNINFHYRFYYNNTAQDSALLSMFYGNRTRLQLSKAMAKMHKLNYDKVETPRQIDSSVNLADESYRVVMQLEYKGKKVFLRTYPSSDPWPFEYNVSGAIKELVSARSPLVSFSSGHYERSPFLFTSREHGGNTTERSERHSLINLGVHTNTISLANNINTDSTNVLVIADPRTSLSGQEKENIMNYLENGGNAIIYGEPSKQPFINEIINPLGVHMEEGVMVLPRQHVETEVFTAGMTKAGNRMAKEPVMQLHQQLGKRTAMANFGGTGILSFMEKNGFTVEPIISIPGNKFRGEQVKQARTDTTTTSLVVDVEEFKKDSYGDEKSTPWKPGAKKKRELKKAGKPKAVGYDDIWMERGVFVRDSAAPIYSPEEGDYKKEEYILAVKLHRKINNKEQRIVIAADADFMSVGAGNGGSIALGLYSWLLNNEYPVYTKYKLPKDTRLTIGKKGGNVLYNVFVYVLPSILLLVGTIILIRRFRK from the coding sequence ATGAAAATAATTCTGAGAATTGCTCAAGCAGAACTTCGTTATCTTTTCCAGTCGCCCATTGCCTGGGTGATCATGATCTGTTATTTGGTGCTGGGCAGCATGAAGTTCTTAGCTCCTTTGGTTGGTTTTTCACGCGAGCAGGCAGTTGAAATGCTGAATAACCCCAATTGGGCCGGATTCAGGAGGTCGCTCACTGTAGGTGTGTTTGGTAATGCTTTGGAAGTGATGAGCGCTCATCTGTATCTATTCATTCCCCTGTTGACGATGGGGGTAATTGGAAGAGAGATATCCAGCGGATCGATAGCCTTATTGAGATCTTCTCCCATCCGCACGCGTGAAGTGGTAATGGGTAAGTTTTTGGGACTTTCCTGGTTCAATATGATATTGACCGCCGCACTGGCTATACTGTTGATCACCGGATATTTTTGCATAGAACATGCTGAATTCAAATTGATCTTATCCATACTTCTCGGCTTCTTTTTGCTTACCAGTGCCTATATAGCCATCGGACTATTCGTATCCTGCCTCACCGAATACCAGATACTGGCAGGCATTGGAACTTTTATGTTGTTTATCATATTGGAAAAGGCAGGTTCAACATTCCAGCAGTATGACTTCATTCGTGATATAACCTGGTTCTTATCCATTGATGGAAGGATCAATTTCCTCAAGGCCGGACTGATCACTACGCGGGACATTAGTTATTTCTTACTCATCATCATTTTATTCCTCGGGCTGAGTATGATCAAATTACAGTCGCTGGCAGCATCGGTTAAAAAAAATACCGTTATGTTGAGATACCTGGTGCTCACATCGGTGATACTCCTGCTTGGTTATTTTTCATCCCGTCCGGGTGCAGTGGGGTATCTTGACGTTACACGCGATCAACGTAATACAATAGATTCCACCACACAAGCTGCGATCAAAGAGTTGGACGGATCAGCAATTAAAGTAACGCTATTCACCAACGTATTGCAACCGACGGTTGAATTTGCCATGCCTTCGAAAAGAAATGAATATATCTGGAAATTCTGGGAAAAATACCTGCGATTTTATCCAAACATCAACTTCCATTACAGGTTCTATTACAATAACACTGCCCAGGATTCTGCCTTGCTGAGTATGTTCTATGGTAACAGAACCAGGCTGCAGTTATCGAAAGCGATGGCAAAAATGCATAAGCTGAATTACGATAAGGTTGAAACTCCCCGGCAAATCGATAGCTCCGTAAACCTGGCGGATGAATCCTATAGAGTGGTGATGCAACTGGAATACAAAGGAAAAAAAGTTTTTTTAAGAACGTATCCGTCAAGCGATCCCTGGCCATTCGAGTATAATGTGTCGGGCGCAATAAAGGAACTGGTTAGTGCCCGTTCGCCACTGGTGAGTTTCAGCTCGGGACATTATGAAAGAAGTCCCTTCCTGTTTACCAGCAGAGAGCATGGTGGTAATACTACTGAGAGGTCGGAAAGGCATTCACTGATCAATCTGGGAGTTCATACAAACACTATTTCCCTGGCAAACAACATCAATACAGACTCTACCAATGTGCTCGTTATTGCGGACCCCAGAACTTCATTGAGCGGTCAGGAGAAAGAAAATATAATGAATTACCTGGAGAATGGGGGCAACGCCATTATCTACGGCGAACCATCAAAGCAACCCTTCATTAATGAGATCATCAATCCATTAGGAGTTCACATGGAAGAAGGAGTAATGGTGCTGCCCCGTCAGCATGTGGAGACTGAAGTGTTTACCGCAGGCATGACAAAAGCAGGTAACCGGATGGCTAAAGAGCCGGTGATGCAGCTTCACCAACAACTGGGCAAGAGAACGGCCATGGCCAATTTTGGAGGAACGGGTATTCTGAGTTTTATGGAAAAAAACGGATTTACAGTAGAGCCCATCATCAGCATTCCCGGTAATAAATTTCGTGGTGAACAGGTGAAGCAAGCCAGGACAGACACTACAACAACCAGCCTGGTAGTGGATGTGGAAGAATTTAAAAAAGACAGTTATGGCGATGAAAAATCCACTCCCTGGAAGCCGGGCGCAAAGAAGAAGCGGGAACTAAAGAAAGCTGGCAAACCGAAAGCTGTTGGATATGATGATATCTGGATGGAGCGGGGAGTATTTGTGCGCGATTCTGCTGCTCCCATCTACTCTCCGGAAGAAGGAGATTATAAAAAGGAAGAGTATATTCTGGCTGTTAAGCTCCACCGAAAGATCAACAATAAGGAACAGCGCATCGTGATAGCAGCGGATGCTGATTTTATGTCGGTGGGTGCTGGCAATGGAGGCTCTATTGCATTAGGCTTATATAGTTGGTTATTGAACAACGAATATCCTGTATATACTAAATATAAACTACCAAAGGATACCCGCCTGACGATCGGTAAAAAAGGCGGGAATGTTCTTTATAACGTATTCGTGTATGTGCTTCCATCCATTCTGCTGCTGGTGGGCACCATTATTTTAATCAGAAGGTTCAGAAAATAA
- a CDS encoding MutS-related protein, which translates to MLLQTDDQTIEDLRLFSRREHNGIYDIYKHTSTRGGEEVLEKMFRSPLSDLEAINKRSGIIAAFTRLQTKFPFAPSLLDSVEKYISNSGENKDGQKPALGEKEINSGVTALIELLHAMRSFVETGDILKVTGLEDACKEMISLLNDPALQPVFNEKPKAKLAYAAVTAFDVLMRVREREKVLTVLQFIYLLDVYISVAHVASQRNFVFPVAHPKGSNLLKIESVYHPELKKPVANSLTMNADKSVVFLTGANMAGKSTFLRSFSTAVYIAHMGFPVAASAMEFSVMDGIYTTINLPDNLGIGASHFYAEVLRVKKMATQLGAGKSLFVLFDELFRGTNVKDAHEGTVAITHAFAGKRNSMFIISSHIVEAGEELKQKSNIGFHYLPTRMNGTVPEYTYTLERGITDDRHGMIIIRNEGILDTLATGKKNG; encoded by the coding sequence ATGTTATTACAAACAGATGATCAAACCATTGAAGACCTGCGGTTGTTTTCCAGGCGGGAGCATAACGGCATTTATGATATCTATAAACATACTTCTACGCGCGGTGGTGAGGAAGTGTTGGAAAAGATGTTCAGAAGCCCATTGTCTGATCTCGAAGCTATCAACAAACGTTCCGGGATCATAGCTGCTTTCACCAGGCTGCAAACAAAATTTCCTTTTGCCCCTTCCTTACTGGATAGTGTTGAAAAATACATAAGCAATTCCGGAGAAAATAAGGACGGACAAAAGCCTGCACTGGGAGAGAAGGAAATCAATAGTGGTGTAACGGCTTTGATCGAACTGCTCCATGCCATGCGAAGTTTTGTAGAAACGGGCGATATATTAAAAGTGACCGGATTGGAAGATGCATGTAAAGAAATGATTTCCCTGCTGAATGATCCTGCGCTTCAACCCGTTTTCAATGAAAAGCCAAAGGCTAAGCTGGCTTATGCGGCCGTTACTGCCTTTGATGTTTTGATGCGTGTTCGTGAACGGGAGAAAGTGCTGACCGTATTGCAGTTCATTTATTTACTGGATGTTTATATATCAGTAGCGCATGTGGCTTCTCAACGCAATTTTGTTTTTCCGGTGGCCCATCCCAAAGGAAGCAACCTGTTGAAAATAGAAAGCGTGTACCATCCGGAATTAAAAAAGCCGGTGGCCAATAGTTTAACCATGAATGCCGATAAATCGGTGGTTTTTCTTACAGGGGCTAATATGGCCGGTAAATCCACCTTCCTGCGATCCTTCAGTACAGCAGTATATATAGCGCATATGGGTTTTCCTGTTGCTGCAAGCGCCATGGAGTTTTCGGTTATGGATGGTATTTATACTACTATCAATCTCCCGGATAATTTAGGTATAGGAGCCAGTCACTTCTATGCGGAAGTATTGAGAGTTAAGAAAATGGCTACGCAACTGGGCGCCGGTAAATCACTCTTCGTATTGTTCGATGAACTGTTCAGAGGTACCAACGTTAAAGATGCGCATGAAGGAACGGTAGCCATAACACATGCCTTTGCTGGAAAAAGGAACAGTATGTTTATCATTTCTTCTCATATTGTGGAAGCGGGAGAGGAATTGAAACAGAAATCCAATATTGGATTTCATTATCTCCCCACACGAATGAACGGCACAGTCCCTGAATATACGTACACATTGGAACGCGGTATTACCGATGACCGGCATGGCATGATCATCATTCGCAATGAAGGAATATTAGACACCCTGGCAACAGGCAAAAAAAACGGATAG
- a CDS encoding MutS-related protein, whose translation MSFTIDKQSLDELNLMGKFRPGSVYFLFNRVKTRGGGELLDEMFRQPLTLEHIINERTAIFQFFQDANLSFSFDIQQVTLMHQYVNASNEQGQLAGFANILVKKALSGLTRDERYKLLIQGLQATIVTLKRCYGLAVELCMLEGPYQHRANEIKQILSSPQLTKLIETDIYTSISVRTIAEYDYLLKRKLNNDIKSVLDFISEVDVNIAVSSVARERGFTYARALPKQMNSFNATNLRHPCIDNAVGNNIEMQKQSNVIFLTGANMAGKSTWMKSIGISMYLAHIGFPIAASSMEFSVREGIYSSINVADNIGLGYSHFYAEVVRVKNAADATATGKHLLLMFDELFKGTNVKDAYDGTLAVTEAFSEYVNCLFIVSTHIIEVGEALKKRSNIQFTYMPTIMEGSVPKYTYLLEKGITEDRQGMLIIRNEGIIELIGDSKNI comes from the coding sequence ATGAGCTTTACTATCGATAAACAATCGCTGGACGAACTGAATTTAATGGGTAAGTTCCGTCCGGGCTCTGTTTACTTTTTATTCAACCGGGTGAAAACCCGGGGTGGCGGGGAGTTGCTGGATGAAATGTTCAGGCAGCCACTGACATTGGAGCATATCATCAATGAGCGTACTGCCATCTTTCAGTTCTTCCAGGATGCTAACCTGTCATTCTCCTTCGATATACAACAGGTTACTTTGATGCACCAGTATGTGAATGCTTCTAATGAGCAGGGGCAGCTTGCCGGCTTTGCAAATATCCTGGTAAAGAAAGCCTTGTCCGGTTTAACCCGTGATGAGCGGTATAAGTTGCTGATCCAGGGGCTGCAGGCCACAATAGTGACACTGAAGCGTTGCTATGGACTTGCGGTTGAATTGTGTATGCTCGAAGGACCGTACCAACACCGGGCAAATGAGATAAAGCAGATACTCAGCTCACCTCAATTAACCAAATTAATTGAAACGGACATTTATACATCCATATCCGTTAGAACGATTGCTGAATATGATTACCTGTTAAAGCGTAAATTAAACAACGACATTAAGAGTGTATTGGATTTTATATCGGAAGTGGATGTGAATATAGCGGTAAGTAGCGTGGCAAGGGAAAGAGGTTTCACCTATGCCAGGGCGCTTCCAAAACAAATGAATAGTTTTAATGCCACCAACTTAAGGCATCCGTGTATTGACAATGCCGTCGGTAATAACATTGAAATGCAAAAACAGAGCAATGTTATCTTTCTCACGGGGGCAAATATGGCTGGTAAGTCTACCTGGATGAAGTCTATCGGTATCAGCATGTACCTGGCGCATATCGGTTTTCCCATTGCTGCTTCATCCATGGAATTTTCTGTAAGGGAAGGTATTTATTCCAGTATCAATGTAGCGGATAATATAGGTTTGGGCTACAGTCACTTTTATGCAGAAGTGGTACGGGTAAAGAATGCAGCCGATGCTACGGCTACCGGCAAACACCTGCTGTTAATGTTCGATGAATTATTCAAAGGAACAAATGTAAAAGATGCCTATGATGGAACGCTGGCAGTTACAGAAGCATTTTCAGAATACGTCAATTGCTTGTTCATAGTATCTACCCATATTATTGAAGTAGGCGAGGCGCTCAAAAAAAGAAGCAATATTCAATTCACCTATATGCCTACCATAATGGAGGGCAGTGTTCCCAAATATACCTACCTGTTGGAAAAGGGTATTACGGAAGACAGGCAGGGAATGCTCATTATCCGGAATGAAGGTATTATTGAGCTGATCGGAGATTCAAAAAATATTTGA
- a CDS encoding RNA polymerase sigma factor, with amino-acid sequence MHADNPYKESGLYTLISEGNEEAFNEFYLSVLPEFSSYLMSLLKSKEAVNDVLQEALIRFWLSRDKLPGIDNPKAWLSRIISNECYRYLRKQSDYQKSTKTLDQPQELEGELLYQTDMDLAFRETQGLIRGIVQDLSPRQKSIYQLSRESGLTIPQIADKLGVSSNYVRKTLVLSLKLIQKRLKEAGVSLPMVLLLLP; translated from the coding sequence TTGCATGCAGATAACCCATATAAGGAATCCGGACTGTACACCCTGATCAGTGAAGGGAATGAAGAGGCATTCAATGAATTCTATCTTTCAGTACTACCCGAGTTCTCCTCCTACCTGATGAGCCTGCTGAAATCCAAAGAAGCTGTGAACGATGTTTTACAGGAAGCATTGATCAGGTTTTGGTTGAGCAGGGATAAGCTTCCAGGGATCGATAACCCAAAAGCATGGCTCTCGCGCATCATCTCAAATGAATGTTACCGCTATTTACGAAAGCAAAGCGATTACCAGAAATCCACTAAGACCCTCGATCAGCCACAGGAATTGGAGGGGGAGCTGCTGTATCAGACAGATATGGATCTGGCTTTCCGAGAAACACAAGGGCTGATCCGGGGCATCGTACAGGATCTTTCACCCCGACAGAAATCCATTTACCAGTTGAGCAGGGAATCCGGATTGACCATTCCTCAAATTGCTGATAAACTGGGAGTGTCATCAAATTATGTGCGCAAGACCCTCGTACTCTCACTTAAGCTTATTCAAAAAAGATTAAAAGAAGCAGGAGTTTCCCTGCCCATGGTGCTTTTACTGCTGCCTTAA
- a CDS encoding FecR family protein, protein MKKERLAYLLMQYSNDLADAAEREELFGYLAADESKESFTDLVADFLLQHEQKNEDLTPFQHLAFAAAAVDRDIFKEIPSDKPVQKIFFLRRAWLRYAAALIVLAGIAVMAIVMFRNSGSSKQEIVATPENILPGSDKAILTLADGRSIALDTVKAGLMAMQGQAQIEKKEDGQIVYNGTNAGKEIMMNTLSTPRGGQYRLLLPDGTEVWLNAASSIRYPASFAGNERRVTITGEAYFDVAKNKSKPFFVDIDGKASLEVLGTSFNINAYSDEPVINTALLEGAVRVTALTSLQKRSQSDKAEPSNIVLRPGQQASIDKSGIMKVDLAERSIVMAWREGVFRYNYTDFDVVLRQLSRWYDIDVQYEKGIPDQKFTGEIRRDYTLSQALSILEGMDVHFRLEGKKLIVLP, encoded by the coding sequence ATGAAAAAGGAACGTCTCGCATATTTGTTGATGCAGTACAGTAACGATCTGGCCGATGCGGCAGAGCGTGAAGAACTGTTCGGTTATCTGGCCGCAGATGAAAGCAAAGAATCTTTCACTGACCTGGTGGCTGACTTTCTGTTACAACATGAACAAAAGAATGAAGATCTCACTCCATTCCAGCACCTGGCCTTTGCGGCAGCGGCTGTTGACAGAGATATTTTTAAAGAAATACCGTCTGACAAGCCAGTTCAAAAAATATTCTTCCTGCGCAGAGCCTGGCTCAGGTATGCAGCTGCACTGATTGTACTCGCAGGCATTGCGGTAATGGCCATCGTGATGTTCAGGAATTCCGGATCTTCCAAACAGGAGATCGTTGCAACGCCTGAGAATATCTTACCGGGTTCAGATAAAGCCATTCTTACATTGGCGGATGGAAGGTCCATTGCGCTGGATACCGTGAAAGCCGGGCTCATGGCGATGCAGGGCCAGGCGCAGATCGAGAAAAAGGAAGATGGTCAGATCGTTTACAATGGAACGAATGCCGGTAAGGAAATAATGATGAATACCCTGAGTACGCCGAGAGGTGGACAATACAGGCTGCTCCTGCCCGACGGAACAGAAGTTTGGCTGAATGCAGCCAGCTCCATCCGTTATCCCGCCAGCTTTGCAGGAAATGAAAGAAGAGTGACCATTACAGGTGAAGCTTATTTTGATGTGGCAAAGAATAAGTCAAAACCATTCTTTGTAGACATCGATGGCAAAGCATCCTTAGAAGTACTGGGCACCAGTTTCAATATCAACGCCTATTCCGATGAACCCGTGATCAATACCGCTTTGCTGGAGGGAGCTGTTAGAGTGACGGCATTGACCAGCCTGCAAAAAAGATCACAGTCAGATAAAGCCGAACCATCAAATATAGTACTACGGCCGGGGCAGCAGGCAAGCATCGATAAGTCCGGAATAATGAAAGTAGACCTGGCAGAACGGAGTATTGTAATGGCCTGGCGCGAAGGCGTGTTCAGGTACAATTACACTGATTTCGATGTAGTGCTCCGCCAGTTGAGCCGCTGGTACGATATCGATGTACAATATGAAAAAGGAATTCCTGATCAGAAATTCACAGGCGAGATACGCCGGGACTACACACTTTCACAGGCATTGAGCATTCTTGAAGGCATGGACGTTCATTTCCGGCTGGAAGGCAAAAAGCTCATTGTGCTTCCCTGA
- a CDS encoding SusC/RagA family TonB-linked outer membrane protein produces MRQSKTANTSPGLANTLVRQSAPRLICLLLIIAATLLPATGTAQTITLNSKRISLKQIFAEIKKQTGYAVIYNAKVINDNVMISVSAKDQPFESFIKTVLQDQPIAYKIVGTTIVLRKEEKPASTTGNGQMNEEAVSQATGIILDEATKNGIAGVSVVNKRTGKGTQSDVLGKFTLKDTEQGDVITCTMIGYQPITTTVDKYTMVVMKIAVDELDKMVIQAYGKTSRRLATGDITRISGEEIGKQSIMNPLLALQGRVPGVIVTPSSGNPSSPVKVVMMGRNSLNRDFSPEPLYIIDGVPQTILDLSNNLRYMSNEGASTGYIQAGVSNTMGQSPLYGIDPKEIESIEVLKDADATSIYGSRGANGVILITTKRAKPGKTSFGISFTQGISNALRRARVLSTEEYIKYRKEAFKNDGILPTVNTAPDLMLWDTTRNTNWQKELFQTAKNTGISATLSGGDVRNSFRLSVNYNDNRAITVGKGKNEAAMILLNAGHSSTDQKLRVSVGVSYRFTNIDAVALGGDELIAPNAPAVFDSLGNLNYLGWNPDARTRLFPFGSVNQPNIAKTNILSANTQISYKLLKGLSIEITGGYTSSRNTNNRFQTIGSNDPRLVSTGTAIFASTNTSTWIVEPGIRYSGFLSKGSFEVMVGGSLQNALTTANTITGRGYTNDNLIGTIANAATIQVNDGYGQYKYTAMFGRIAYNWENKYIINLNGRRDGSSRFAPGKQFGNFGSVGVSWNLSEEEWMKRMLPSWISFIKIRGSFGITGGDGIGDYQYLARWSAASMLPYNTVRPFTLSQPVNQVYHWQSNKQLAGALEFALWDNRINVSATLQRGIARDQLTQFPTPLYSGFRNVTANHPAKIGNLTRGLAVDAVLIRRKDFEWQAGFNIGNFSNKLLAYPGLELSPYASIYQIGQSLNTQYLLHYLGVDPLSGEFSFEDHNKDGKISDDGQQPRGLGLDDRYVAINMDPKYDGGFRTALSYKGAQLSMNFSFRRAWMMASFLTNRPGAMRNIFIPSEGITNYWQKPGDIAKYPRLTTVQTYSISNSDGGYMDISYLQMNNISLSYSLKEKLVHKAGMKTCMLSLTLSNIFTITQYPGIDPVVGLGLPSQKQINGTISFTF; encoded by the coding sequence ATGAGACAAAGCAAAACTGCAAACACTTCCCCCGGCTTAGCTAATACGCTGGTCAGGCAATCTGCTCCCCGGTTGATCTGCCTGCTGCTGATCATTGCTGCAACGCTTTTGCCTGCTACCGGTACAGCGCAAACGATCACGCTGAATTCAAAGCGAATTTCCCTGAAACAGATTTTTGCCGAGATCAAAAAACAAACAGGATATGCTGTTATCTACAATGCCAAAGTGATCAATGATAATGTGATGATATCGGTCAGCGCCAAAGACCAGCCCTTCGAATCATTCATCAAGACCGTGTTGCAGGATCAGCCCATTGCCTACAAAATAGTGGGTACTACCATCGTGTTGCGGAAAGAAGAAAAACCTGCATCAACTACCGGTAATGGACAAATGAATGAAGAAGCTGTCAGTCAGGCTACTGGCATCATCCTGGATGAAGCTACCAAAAACGGTATCGCGGGTGTGAGTGTTGTGAACAAACGAACCGGTAAAGGCACACAGTCTGATGTTTTGGGCAAATTTACTTTGAAAGACACGGAGCAGGGCGACGTGATCACCTGTACAATGATCGGCTATCAACCCATTACCACAACGGTTGACAAATATACCATGGTGGTCATGAAGATCGCAGTGGATGAGCTGGACAAAATGGTGATACAGGCATACGGAAAAACCAGCAGGAGGCTGGCAACCGGAGATATCACCAGGATCAGCGGGGAAGAGATCGGTAAACAATCGATCATGAATCCGCTGCTGGCGCTGCAGGGCAGGGTGCCCGGAGTGATCGTTACTCCTTCGAGCGGCAATCCCAGCAGTCCGGTGAAAGTAGTGATGATGGGAAGGAATTCACTGAACAGGGACTTTTCTCCCGAACCATTGTACATCATCGATGGCGTACCTCAAACCATTCTCGATCTCAGCAATAATCTCAGGTATATGTCGAATGAAGGAGCATCTACCGGATATATCCAGGCCGGGGTCTCCAATACGATGGGACAAAGTCCCTTGTACGGTATCGATCCTAAAGAGATAGAAAGTATTGAAGTATTGAAAGATGCCGATGCAACGTCTATCTACGGATCGCGCGGCGCCAATGGCGTGATACTGATCACCACCAAAAGAGCGAAACCGGGCAAAACCAGTTTCGGCATTTCTTTTACACAGGGAATCTCCAATGCCTTGCGCAGGGCCAGGGTCCTGAGTACGGAGGAATACATCAAATACAGAAAGGAGGCATTCAAGAACGATGGAATACTGCCCACGGTCAATACTGCACCGGACCTGATGCTATGGGATACTACCAGGAATACCAACTGGCAGAAGGAATTGTTCCAGACAGCAAAGAACACCGGTATCAGTGCAACACTATCGGGAGGGGATGTCCGCAATTCATTCCGCCTGAGTGTGAACTATAATGATAACAGGGCCATCACAGTAGGTAAAGGAAAAAATGAAGCGGCCATGATATTACTCAATGCCGGGCATTCCAGTACTGACCAGAAATTACGTGTGTCTGTTGGTGTTAGTTACAGGTTCACCAATATAGATGCTGTGGCGCTGGGAGGCGATGAACTGATCGCTCCCAATGCTCCTGCTGTTTTTGACAGCCTGGGGAATTTGAATTACCTGGGCTGGAATCCTGATGCAAGAACAAGATTATTCCCTTTCGGCTCTGTGAACCAGCCGAATATTGCCAAAACCAATATCCTGTCCGCCAATACACAGATCAGTTACAAATTGCTGAAAGGATTGAGTATTGAAATCACCGGCGGATATACCAGCTCCCGCAATACCAACAACAGGTTTCAAACTATCGGCTCTAATGATCCGCGGCTGGTGAGCACGGGAACAGCCATATTTGCCAGTACCAATACCAGCACATGGATCGTGGAGCCAGGTATCAGGTATTCCGGATTTTTGAGTAAGGGAAGTTTTGAAGTGATGGTGGGAGGCAGTCTGCAAAATGCGCTCACTACTGCCAATACCATCACAGGCCGGGGCTATACCAATGACAACCTGATCGGCACCATTGCCAATGCAGCTACTATCCAGGTGAACGATGGCTATGGCCAGTACAAGTATACCGCCATGTTCGGCCGGATCGCATACAATTGGGAGAATAAATACATCATTAACCTGAATGGGAGAAGGGACGGCTCTTCAAGATTTGCACCGGGCAAGCAATTCGGGAATTTCGGATCTGTAGGCGTCAGCTGGAATTTGTCGGAAGAAGAATGGATGAAAAGAATGCTCCCATCATGGATATCGTTCATCAAGATCAGGGGTAGTTTTGGCATCACGGGTGGAGATGGAATTGGCGATTATCAATACCTGGCCCGCTGGTCTGCCGCTTCCATGCTTCCTTACAACACGGTGAGGCCATTCACCCTCAGTCAGCCTGTGAACCAGGTATACCATTGGCAGAGCAATAAACAATTGGCCGGTGCATTGGAATTTGCTCTATGGGATAACAGGATCAATGTTTCGGCTACTCTTCAACGTGGTATTGCCAGGGATCAGCTGACCCAATTTCCCACTCCTCTATATTCAGGATTCCGGAATGTAACGGCCAATCATCCGGCTAAGATCGGGAACCTTACCAGGGGACTGGCTGTAGATGCCGTATTGATCAGACGCAAGGATTTCGAATGGCAGGCTGGCTTCAATATCGGTAATTTCTCCAATAAGCTGCTGGCCTATCCCGGCCTGGAATTGTCGCCCTACGCATCCATTTACCAGATCGGACAATCACTGAATACACAATATCTGCTCCATTACCTGGGCGTCGACCCGCTCTCAGGTGAATTCAGTTTCGAAGATCATAACAAGGATGGAAAGATCTCTGATGATGGACAGCAACCCAGGGGCCTTGGCCTTGACGATCGCTATGTAGCCATCAATATGGATCCCAAATACGACGGAGGTTTCAGAACTGCATTGTCCTACAAGGGAGCACAACTCTCCATGAACTTCAGTTTCAGAAGGGCCTGGATGATGGCATCCTTCCTCACCAACAGGCCCGGCGCCATGAGGAATATCTTCATACCATCCGAAGGCATCACCAATTACTGGCAAAAGCCCGGTGATATTGCAAAATATCCCAGGCTCACTACTGTACAAACTTATTCCATCTCCAATTCCGACGGAGGTTATATGGATATTTCCTACCTGCAAATGAATAATATCTCATTGAGCTATTCACTGAAGGAAAAGCTTGTTCATAAGGCAGGAATGAAAACCTGTATGCTGTCGCTTACCCTTTCCAATATTTTCACCATCACACAGTATCCGGGAATAGACCCTGTTGTGGGATTGGGGCTGCCATCTCAAAAACAGATCAATGGAACTATCTCCTTCACTTTCTAA